From one Chryseobacterium sp. 3008163 genomic stretch:
- the aspS gene encoding aspartate--tRNA ligase, protein MFRSHTNGELSLKNLNEEVTLSGWVQTIRDKGFMIWIDLRDRYGITQLVFDQDRSSVELMENAKKLGREFVIQVTGKVIERVSKNPNIPTGEIEILVEKLEVLNESQLPPFTIEDETDGGEELRMKYRYLDIRRAPVRDKLIFRHKMAQKVRNYLSDEGFIEVETPVLIKSTPEGARDFVVPSRMNPGQFYALPQSPQTFKQLLMVGGMDKYFQIVKCFRDEDLRADRQPEFTQIDCEMAFVEQEDVMNVFEGMTKTLIKDITGQEFGTFPRMTFADAMQKYGNDKPDIRFGMEFVELNELVKGKDFKIFDDAELVVGINVEGCSDYTRKQIDELVDWVKRPQIGASGMVWAKFQNDGVKTSSVNKFYNEEDLSKIIEKFGAKEGDLMLILSGNEHKVRTQLSALRMELGNRLGLRKGDVFAPLWVVDFPLLEFDEESGRYHAMHHPFTSPKTEDIHLLETDPGKARANAYDMVLNGNEIGGGSIRIFDRDLQSRMFDLLGFTKEEAEAQFGFLMNAFKYGAPPHGGLAFGFDRLVAILDGNEVIRDYIAFPKNNSGRDVMIDAPAAIANEQLDELELKLNLKA, encoded by the coding sequence ATGTTTCGATCGCACACAAACGGAGAATTATCTCTCAAAAATCTTAATGAAGAAGTTACACTTTCAGGATGGGTACAAACCATTCGTGATAAAGGATTTATGATTTGGATAGATCTTCGAGATCGTTACGGAATTACTCAGTTGGTTTTCGACCAAGACCGTTCTTCAGTAGAATTGATGGAAAATGCAAAAAAACTGGGACGTGAATTTGTAATTCAGGTTACAGGAAAAGTAATCGAAAGAGTAAGCAAAAACCCCAATATTCCAACTGGAGAAATTGAAATTTTAGTTGAAAAATTAGAAGTTCTTAATGAATCTCAGCTTCCGCCTTTCACCATTGAAGATGAAACAGACGGTGGTGAAGAATTAAGAATGAAATACCGTTATCTGGATATCAGAAGAGCTCCGGTAAGAGATAAATTGATTTTCCGTCACAAAATGGCGCAGAAAGTGAGAAATTATCTTTCAGACGAAGGATTTATCGAGGTTGAAACTCCGGTTTTAATCAAATCTACTCCGGAAGGAGCGAGAGATTTCGTTGTACCAAGCAGAATGAATCCGGGACAATTTTACGCATTACCACAATCTCCACAGACTTTCAAACAATTGTTGATGGTTGGCGGAATGGATAAATATTTCCAGATAGTGAAATGTTTCCGTGATGAGGATTTGAGAGCTGACAGACAGCCTGAATTTACACAAATCGATTGTGAAATGGCTTTTGTAGAGCAGGAAGACGTGATGAACGTGTTTGAAGGAATGACAAAAACATTGATCAAAGATATTACAGGTCAGGAATTCGGAACTTTCCCAAGAATGACATTTGCTGATGCGATGCAGAAATACGGAAACGACAAACCGGATATCCGTTTCGGAATGGAATTCGTTGAGCTGAATGAATTAGTAAAAGGAAAAGATTTCAAAATATTTGACGACGCAGAATTGGTTGTCGGAATTAATGTTGAAGGCTGTTCAGATTACACAAGAAAACAAATCGACGAATTGGTTGATTGGGTGAAAAGACCACAGATCGGGGCTTCAGGAATGGTTTGGGCTAAATTCCAGAATGACGGTGTGAAAACTTCTTCTGTAAATAAATTCTACAACGAAGAAGATTTATCGAAAATTATCGAAAAATTCGGAGCGAAAGAAGGCGATTTAATGTTAATTCTTTCAGGAAACGAACACAAAGTAAGAACTCAGCTTTCTGCCTTGAGAATGGAGCTTGGAAACCGTTTGGGATTAAGAAAAGGAGACGTATTCGCACCACTTTGGGTTGTTGACTTCCCATTATTGGAATTTGACGAAGAAAGCGGACGTTACCACGCAATGCACCACCCTTTCACCTCTCCAAAAACCGAGGACATCCATTTATTGGAAACTGATCCAGGAAAAGCAAGAGCTAACGCTTACGACATGGTTTTGAACGGAAATGAAATCGGTGGAGGTTCTATCAGAATTTTCGACAGAGATCTTCAATCAAGAATGTTTGATCTTTTAGGATTTACAAAAGAAGAAGCAGAAGCTCAGTTCGGGTTTTTAATGAACGCCTTCAAATATGGTGCTCCGCCTCACGGTGGTCTGGCTTTCGGGTTTGATCGTTTGGTAGCAATCCTTGACGGAAATGAAGTGATCAGAGATTACATCGCATTCCCTAAAAACAATTCAGGACGAGATGTGATGATTGATGCTCCGGCCGCAATTGCAAACGAGCAGCTCGATGAACTGGAACTGAAATTAAATTTAAAAGCATAA
- a CDS encoding ankyrin repeat domain-containing protein yields the protein MKKIISATLLLAISIFANGLFAQQVSKDQMKIFQTDNLQGFKTAFTQEEYNKCFNIKDRSYDLLSLAVRHERKNNFAFLINNTTDVNRVCGNNTPLIVAATYGRIDMAKALLKKGASKSVKNSNGETAKDIAIKNNHPELAKIL from the coding sequence ATGAAAAAGATTATATCGGCTACTTTGCTTCTTGCAATCTCAATTTTCGCAAACGGATTATTTGCTCAGCAAGTCTCTAAAGACCAAATGAAAATCTTCCAAACTGATAATCTTCAGGGATTTAAAACAGCATTTACACAAGAAGAATACAATAAATGTTTCAACATCAAAGACAGATCTTATGACCTTCTTTCTCTTGCTGTAAGACATGAAAGAAAAAATAATTTTGCCTTTTTAATCAATAACACGACAGATGTCAACAGAGTATGTGGCAACAATACTCCTTTGATAGTTGCTGCGACTTACGGAAGAATAGATATGGCAAAAGCACTACTGAAAAAAGGTGCAAGCAAATCTGTTAAAAATTCTAACGGAGAAACGGCTAAGGATATTGCTATAAAAAACAATCATCCAGAACTTGCAAAGATTTTGTAA
- a CDS encoding DUF2975 domain-containing protein, giving the protein MKIIGKNSLSQYIGYFLFVLFIILSAQFIYEQIGYATSYYNFKTNNSMLSDFYIIGNDVGWAKNHYTVKFDDLMKFKFYVPFTTQNLITGIFSLTTYISNTVRGIFMIAFFYSSYNIFKEISNEKVFNLKAILWLKRFGLLNILYTVAMIVISIFRINDLGNTAFSAIPFLFFGVLILFIVEFFKKGYNLQSENDLTI; this is encoded by the coding sequence ATGAAAATCATCGGAAAAAATTCTCTTTCTCAATACATAGGCTATTTCCTCTTTGTATTGTTTATTATTCTGTCAGCTCAATTTATCTACGAACAAATTGGCTATGCCACATCTTATTATAATTTTAAAACCAATAATTCGATGTTATCAGATTTCTATATCATCGGAAATGATGTTGGATGGGCAAAAAACCACTACACCGTAAAATTTGATGATCTGATGAAGTTCAAATTTTATGTTCCCTTTACAACTCAGAATTTGATAACAGGTATTTTTAGTCTCACTACCTACATCAGCAATACCGTGAGAGGTATTTTTATGATTGCTTTTTTTTACAGCAGTTATAATATTTTCAAAGAAATCAGCAACGAAAAAGTGTTTAATTTAAAAGCTATTCTCTGGTTGAAAAGGTTTGGCTTGCTCAATATTCTGTATACAGTTGCAATGATTGTTATAAGCATTTTCCGCATCAACGATTTAGGCAATACAGCATTTTCTGCCATCCCTTTTTTATTCTTCGGAGTTCTCATTTTATTTATTGTAGAATTTTTTAAAAAAGGTTACAACTTACAGTCAGAAAACGATTTAACAATATAA
- a CDS encoding S41 family peptidase, with amino-acid sequence MNYPDEGFRLLSLYRYWNMIQYYFPYKNLIEENWKNVLKEFIPKFINAKNETEYALASLEIITRIRDTHADITNYNKGIHHFFGTRYTALQLTFAENKAVVNDFYNENFAKEAGIQKGDVITEINSVKTEDFVNNLLKYIPGSNYPTQLRDVAGNLLRSNNENIKIKLTRNVKTEEKTIKTYTGTELKYTREKKEFFKMLDNNVAYFYMGSVKADELPAIFEKIKNTKGLVIDFRSYPSDFVTVKMGKLLKPETTEFVKFSNTNNTQPGLFTFTKSLVIPGSGKNSYQGKIAILINETTQSSAEYHTMAFRTAPSSKVFGSQTAGADGNVSDFVLPGNITTMISGIGVYYPDGKETQRIGIIPDVEVKPTIAGIKNNKDEVLEKAMNWINN; translated from the coding sequence ATGAATTATCCTGATGAAGGTTTCCGCCTGCTTTCGCTTTATAGATATTGGAATATGATTCAGTATTATTTTCCATATAAAAATCTCATTGAAGAAAATTGGAAAAATGTTTTAAAGGAATTTATTCCCAAATTTATCAACGCAAAAAACGAAACAGAATACGCCTTAGCTTCCCTTGAAATAATCACAAGAATACGAGATACACACGCAGATATCACAAATTACAACAAAGGGATTCATCATTTTTTCGGGACAAGATATACCGCTCTACAGTTAACTTTTGCAGAAAACAAAGCTGTCGTCAATGATTTCTATAATGAAAATTTTGCCAAAGAAGCCGGAATTCAGAAAGGCGATGTCATTACAGAAATTAATAGTGTAAAAACGGAAGATTTTGTAAATAATTTACTCAAGTATATTCCAGGTTCCAATTATCCTACTCAATTGAGAGATGTTGCTGGAAATTTATTGAGAAGTAATAACGAAAACATTAAGATAAAGTTGACAAGAAATGTGAAAACAGAAGAAAAAACAATTAAAACCTACACCGGTACTGAGCTAAAATATACAAGAGAGAAAAAAGAATTTTTCAAAATGCTCGACAATAATGTTGCTTATTTTTATATGGGAAGTGTAAAAGCTGATGAACTTCCTGCGATTTTTGAAAAAATAAAAAACACAAAAGGTTTGGTGATTGATTTTAGAAGCTATCCATCAGATTTCGTTACCGTAAAAATGGGGAAACTATTAAAACCTGAGACAACAGAATTTGTTAAGTTTTCAAATACAAACAATACTCAACCTGGGCTTTTTACTTTTACAAAAAGTTTGGTAATTCCCGGATCCGGTAAAAACTCTTACCAGGGAAAAATTGCCATACTCATCAATGAAACTACTCAGAGTAGTGCGGAATATCATACGATGGCATTCAGAACGGCCCCAAGTTCAAAAGTTTTTGGTTCACAGACAGCAGGAGCAGACGGTAATGTTTCAGATTTTGTTCTGCCTGGAAATATTACAACGATGATTAGTGGAATTGGAGTTTACTATCCCGACGGAAAAGAAACCCAAAGAATAGGAATTATTCCTGATGTAGAAGTAAAACCTACCATAGCCGGAATCAAAAACAACAAAGACGAAGTTTTGGAAAAAGCAATGAATTGGATTAATAATTAA
- a CDS encoding helix-turn-helix domain-containing protein, producing MPIIINVDVMLAKRKMQSQELAEKIGITQANLSILKTGKAKALKLSTLEAICKILDCQPGDLLEYVKD from the coding sequence ATGCCAATCATAATCAACGTAGACGTCATGTTGGCGAAAAGAAAAATGCAGTCTCAGGAACTTGCAGAGAAAATAGGAATTACACAAGCCAATCTTTCCATTTTAAAAACGGGGAAGGCAAAAGCCTTGAAATTATCGACATTAGAAGCAATATGTAAAATTCTCGATTGTCAGCCCGGCGATCTTTTGGAATACGTAAAAGATTAA
- a CDS encoding tetratricopeptide repeat protein — MASKDPDSSLVLLNFIQKNAIEEKNEKIEIKCDYLKSYNYYLKSDAQKCIDYAQKAQKNAQKYNYPDGEALALRILGAQNAKLGLLENAQENLNQALKIINTSETEESNEIRGLIYNSFLILFNENDIQKKLYFSKKAIKEFLKITNSKRKNELLSSAYTNLGYNYVSEKKFDSAGLYFNKSLSVLSPTQNYLKSAVFHDIGFSFAQQKKHDSAIFYYQKSLQLVEKYGFSEKKKEILKNLATSYQEKKDTINAEKYELTKLKFEDSLQNNNKTAINNVVKFEKKRQNHFYILKIIS; from the coding sequence ATGGCTTCCAAAGATCCAGATAGTTCTTTGGTCTTGCTTAATTTTATTCAGAAAAATGCGATTGAAGAAAAGAATGAGAAAATTGAAATAAAATGTGATTATCTAAAATCTTACAATTATTATCTAAAATCAGATGCCCAAAAATGTATAGATTACGCACAAAAAGCACAAAAAAATGCACAAAAATATAATTATCCTGATGGTGAAGCTTTGGCATTAAGAATACTTGGAGCTCAAAATGCTAAATTAGGCTTATTAGAAAATGCCCAAGAAAACCTCAATCAAGCTCTGAAAATAATCAACACTTCGGAAACCGAAGAATCTAACGAAATTCGGGGGTTGATTTATAATTCTTTTTTGATTTTATTCAATGAAAATGATATTCAGAAAAAATTATACTTTTCTAAAAAAGCAATAAAAGAGTTTTTAAAAATAACCAATTCTAAAAGAAAAAATGAGCTTTTAAGCTCTGCTTATACCAATTTGGGTTACAATTATGTTTCAGAAAAGAAATTTGATTCGGCGGGTTTGTATTTTAATAAATCTCTGTCTGTGCTTTCTCCTACTCAAAATTATCTGAAATCTGCCGTTTTTCACGATATTGGGTTTTCTTTTGCCCAGCAAAAAAAACATGACAGTGCTATTTTTTATTATCAAAAATCGCTTCAGTTGGTTGAAAAATATGGTTTTTCTGAAAAAAAGAAAGAAATTTTAAAAAATTTAGCCACTTCTTATCAGGAAAAAAAAGATACGATAAATGCAGAAAAATATGAATTAACTAAGTTAAAATTTGAAGACAGCCTTCAAAATAATAATAAAACCGCCATCAATAATGTAGTGAAGTTTGAAAAAAAGAGACAAAATCACTTTTACATACTAAAAATAATTTCCTGA